From one Pseudomonas sp. S35 genomic stretch:
- the ftsA gene encoding cell division protein FtsA encodes MANVQSGKMIVGLDIGTSKVVALVGEVGEDGVIEIVGIGTHPSRGLKKGVVVNIESTVQSIQRAIEEAQLMAGCRIHSAFVGVAGNHIRSLNSHGIVAIRDREVSAADLERVLDAAQAVAIPADQRVLHTLPQDYVIDNQEGVREPLGMSGVRLEAKVHVVTCAVNAAQNIEKCVRRCGLEIDDIILEQLASAYSVLTDDEKELGVCLVDIGGGTTDIAIFTEGAIRHTAVIPIAGDQVTNDIAMALRTPTQYAEEIKIRYACALAKLAGAGETIKVPSVGDRPPRELSRQALAEVVEPRYDELFTLIQAELRRSGYEDLIPAGIVLTGGTSKMEGAVELAEEIFHMPVRLGVPHGVKGLGDVVRNPIYSTGVGLLLYGLQKQTDGISLSGPSNRDSYRSDDEAKAPLFERLQAWVKGNF; translated from the coding sequence ATGGCAAACGTGCAAAGCGGCAAAATGATCGTCGGTCTCGATATCGGCACCTCCAAGGTGGTGGCGCTGGTGGGCGAGGTCGGGGAAGACGGCGTGATTGAGATCGTCGGTATTGGCACGCATCCGTCCCGGGGCCTGAAGAAGGGCGTGGTGGTGAATATCGAGTCCACCGTGCAATCGATCCAGCGCGCTATCGAAGAAGCGCAGCTGATGGCCGGTTGCCGGATCCACTCGGCATTCGTCGGCGTGGCCGGCAACCATATCCGCAGCTTGAACTCCCACGGCATCGTGGCGATCCGCGACCGCGAAGTCAGCGCCGCCGACCTCGAGCGCGTGCTCGACGCCGCCCAGGCCGTGGCGATCCCGGCTGACCAGCGCGTGCTGCACACCTTGCCGCAGGACTACGTGATCGATAACCAGGAAGGCGTACGCGAGCCCCTGGGCATGTCGGGCGTACGCCTGGAAGCCAAGGTCCACGTGGTGACCTGCGCCGTCAACGCCGCCCAGAACATTGAAAAATGCGTGCGCCGTTGCGGCCTGGAAATCGACGACATCATTCTCGAGCAGCTTGCGTCCGCGTATTCGGTACTGACCGACGACGAAAAAGAACTGGGCGTGTGCCTGGTGGATATCGGCGGCGGCACCACCGACATCGCGATCTTCACCGAGGGTGCGATCCGTCACACCGCCGTGATCCCGATTGCGGGCGACCAGGTCACCAACGACATCGCCATGGCGCTGCGTACACCGACCCAGTACGCCGAAGAAATCAAGATCCGTTACGCCTGCGCCCTGGCCAAACTGGCCGGTGCCGGCGAGACCATCAAGGTGCCGAGCGTGGGCGACCGTCCACCGCGCGAACTGTCGCGCCAGGCCCTGGCCGAAGTGGTCGAGCCGCGCTATGACGAGTTGTTCACCCTGATCCAGGCCGAACTGCGCCGCAGCGGCTACGAAGATCTGATCCCGGCCGGCATTGTGCTGACCGGTGGCACCTCGAAGATGGAAGGTGCGGTCGAACTGGCCGAGGAAATCTTCCACATGCCAGTGCGCCTGGGCGTGCCCCATGGCGTCAAAGGCCTGGGCGACGTGGTACGCAACCCGATTTATTCCACCGGTGTGGGCTTGCTGTTGTACGGGCTGCAAAAGCAGACCGACGGCATTTCCCTGTCGGGCCCGAGCAACCGTGACAGCTACCGCAGCGACGACGAGGCCAAAGCGCCGTTGTTCGAGCGGTTGCAGGCTTGGGTTAAAGGCAATTTCTAA
- a CDS encoding D-alanine--D-alanine ligase, protein MNTNYDALFSTIAAADFGRVAVLFGGKSAERDVSLKSGNAVLEALQSAGVNAFGIDVGDDFLARLQAEKIDRAFIILHGRGGEDGSMQGLLECAGIPYTGSGILASALAMDKLRTKQVWHSLGIPTPRHSVLCSEDDCISAAKELGLPLIVKPAHEGSSIGMAKVNSAAELIDAWKAASTYDSQVLVEQWIQGPEYTIAILRGQVLPPIALGTPHTFYDYDAKYVASDTQYRIPCGLDAAKEQQLMDLTAKACEALGIAGWARADVMQDDQGNFWFLEVNTAPGMTDHSLVPMAARAAGLDFQQLVLAILAASIEVRG, encoded by the coding sequence ATGAACACGAACTACGACGCCCTGTTCTCCACCATCGCGGCTGCTGACTTCGGCCGTGTGGCCGTGCTGTTCGGCGGCAAGAGCGCCGAGCGCGACGTGTCGCTCAAGTCCGGCAACGCCGTGCTCGAAGCCCTGCAAAGCGCCGGCGTGAATGCGTTCGGTATCGACGTGGGTGATGACTTCCTCGCCCGCCTGCAGGCCGAGAAGATCGACCGCGCCTTCATCATTCTTCATGGCCGCGGCGGTGAAGACGGCAGCATGCAAGGCCTGCTGGAGTGCGCGGGCATCCCTTACACCGGCAGCGGCATTCTTGCGTCGGCACTGGCAATGGACAAGCTGCGCACCAAACAGGTGTGGCACAGCCTGGGTATTCCAACTCCGCGTCACAGTGTGCTGTGCAGTGAAGACGATTGTATTTCTGCAGCCAAGGAACTGGGCCTGCCTTTGATCGTCAAACCTGCCCATGAAGGCTCCAGTATCGGCATGGCCAAAGTGAACTCGGCCGCCGAATTGATCGACGCATGGAAAGCGGCAAGTACCTACGATTCGCAAGTGTTGGTGGAACAGTGGATCCAGGGTCCCGAGTACACCATCGCCATCCTGCGTGGCCAGGTATTGCCGCCTATCGCATTGGGCACGCCCCACACTTTTTACGACTACGACGCCAAGTATGTGGCCTCCGATACCCAGTACCGGATCCCATGTGGCCTTGACGCAGCCAAGGAACAGCAATTGATGGACCTCACGGCGAAGGCCTGTGAGGCGCTGGGTATCGCCGGTTGGGCGCGGGCAGACGTGATGCAGGATGACCAGGGGAATTTCTGGTTCCTGGAAGTCAACACTGCGCCGGGCATGACCGACCACAGCCTGGTCCCGATGGCGGCGCGTGCTGCCGGTCTGGATTTCCAGCAGTTGGTGCTGGCGATTTTGGCAGCAAGCATTGAGGTTCGAGGCTAA
- a CDS encoding cell division protein FtsQ/DivIB, with amino-acid sequence MNGASLRHQQPPAPGRKPVPRGASRMVAKEPMSARLPKANFGFLKALFWPVLLVALGFGTYEGAQRLLPYADRPITKISVQGDLSYISQQAVQQRIGPYLAASFFTIDLAGMRGELEQMPWIAHAEVRRVWPDQVTIRLEEQLPVARWGDEALLNNQGQAFTPRELANYEHLPQLFGPQRAQQQVMQQYQALSQMLRPLGFSIARLELRERGSWFLTTGAGSSGPGIQLLLGRDRLVEKMRRFIAIYDKTLKEQITNIASVDLRYANGLAVGWREPAAPTAAQPAVAKN; translated from the coding sequence ATGAACGGCGCATCGCTTCGTCATCAGCAACCTCCAGCACCCGGCCGCAAGCCGGTGCCACGGGGTGCCAGTCGAATGGTTGCTAAGGAGCCGATGTCGGCGCGCCTGCCGAAAGCCAACTTTGGTTTCCTCAAGGCGCTGTTCTGGCCGGTGTTGCTGGTGGCGCTGGGCTTCGGCACTTATGAGGGCGCGCAGCGTCTGTTGCCGTATGCCGACCGGCCGATCACCAAGATCAGCGTGCAGGGCGACTTGAGCTACATCAGCCAGCAAGCGGTGCAGCAGCGTATCGGCCCGTACCTGGCCGCGAGCTTCTTCACCATCGACCTGGCCGGTATGCGCGGGGAGCTGGAACAGATGCCGTGGATCGCCCACGCCGAAGTCCGTCGCGTCTGGCCGGACCAGGTGACGATCCGCCTGGAAGAACAACTGCCCGTGGCCCGTTGGGGTGATGAAGCGCTGTTGAACAACCAGGGCCAGGCGTTCACCCCGCGTGAGCTGGCCAACTACGAGCACCTGCCGCAGTTGTTCGGGCCGCAGCGGGCGCAGCAACAAGTGATGCAGCAGTACCAGGCCTTGAGCCAGATGCTGCGGCCACTGGGCTTCTCCATTGCACGCCTGGAACTGCGTGAACGGGGCAGCTGGTTTTTGACGACCGGGGCAGGCAGTTCCGGCCCGGGCATCCAGTTGTTGCTGGGACGCGACCGCTTGGTGGAAAAGATGCGCCGCTTCATTGCCATCTACGACAAGACCTTGAAAGAACAGATTACGAACATTGCGAGCGTCGACCTGCGTTACGCCAACGGCCTTGCCGTCGGCTGGCGTGAACCGGCGGCGCCCACGGCAGCGCAACCCGCTGTCGCGAAGAATTAA
- a CDS encoding sensor domain-containing diguanylate cyclase, with protein sequence MSQRRVRTVPVNPELLLILGSGFTVILIVVIVAALLTREHASTLQAATRSTTNIAQLINADVLRNVGLYDLALKGLITAQKRDDLSLVGPDIRHLVQFDLAAAAPFKGEVLLLDANGAVIADSSTLLPTPRNFADRDYFQVHANNALAGLFISRPFKIRCDCDQVWRMAFSRRVSGPNGEFAGVAVATMRLAYFDQLFSTLTIGNGSSVNLLNNTGILLAQQPLLESDMINKDLSQRPNFKRMLREGDGSFQAISAMSGKERLYTFTNVGDLPLIVVVALSSEDVFAPWKRAALLTSCATGILCIGLLWLTWMLRRELRRRYRAERVLSELAATDALTGLANRRILDERLRLEWDRAQRSTEPLTLLMIDVDHFKAFNDRHGHQGGDEALRTVAQVIGNNIRRPADLAARYGGEEFAVVLPHTDAKGAWVIAEHIRSSVEHLPRVAGAEQSITVSIGMSTWDKRSRMSLEDLLLSADQALYEAKHRGRNRIEDVKQP encoded by the coding sequence ATGAGTCAACGCCGTGTTCGTACCGTACCTGTAAACCCCGAGCTGCTGCTGATTCTCGGCAGCGGCTTCACCGTTATACTGATTGTGGTCATCGTCGCGGCGTTGCTGACCCGCGAACACGCCAGCACCCTGCAAGCGGCGACGCGATCAACCACCAATATTGCCCAACTGATCAATGCCGACGTGCTGCGTAACGTCGGGTTGTACGACTTGGCCCTCAAAGGGCTGATCACGGCCCAAAAACGCGACGACCTGTCCCTGGTTGGCCCTGACATCCGGCACCTGGTGCAGTTTGACCTGGCCGCCGCAGCGCCTTTCAAGGGTGAAGTACTGTTACTGGACGCCAATGGCGCGGTGATTGCGGACTCTTCGACCCTACTTCCCACGCCGCGCAACTTCGCCGACCGCGACTATTTCCAGGTGCATGCCAACAACGCGCTGGCCGGGTTGTTTATCAGTCGGCCGTTCAAGATCCGTTGCGATTGTGACCAGGTATGGCGCATGGCCTTCAGCCGCCGCGTGTCGGGGCCCAACGGTGAGTTCGCTGGCGTCGCCGTGGCGACCATGCGCCTGGCATATTTCGACCAGCTCTTCAGCACGCTGACAATCGGTAACGGCAGCAGCGTCAACCTGCTCAACAACACAGGCATCCTGCTGGCCCAGCAACCGCTGCTCGAAAGCGACATGATCAACAAGGACCTCAGCCAGCGGCCCAACTTCAAACGCATGCTGCGCGAAGGCGATGGCAGCTTCCAGGCCATCTCGGCCATGAGCGGCAAGGAGCGCTTGTACACCTTCACCAATGTCGGCGACCTGCCGCTGATCGTGGTAGTGGCCCTGTCCAGCGAGGACGTGTTCGCCCCCTGGAAACGAGCCGCATTGCTGACCAGTTGCGCCACCGGCATCCTGTGTATTGGTCTGTTATGGCTCACGTGGATGCTGCGCCGCGAGCTGCGACGCCGCTATCGCGCCGAGCGAGTGCTGTCAGAACTGGCAGCCACGGACGCCCTGACCGGGCTCGCGAACCGGCGCATCCTTGACGAGCGCCTGCGCCTGGAATGGGACCGCGCCCAACGCTCAACGGAGCCTCTGACGCTGCTGATGATCGACGTGGACCACTTCAAGGCGTTCAACGATCGCCACGGCCATCAAGGCGGTGATGAAGCCTTGCGCACGGTGGCCCAGGTCATCGGCAACAACATCCGCCGCCCTGCCGACCTCGCCGCGCGTTATGGCGGCGAGGAGTTTGCGGTGGTGCTGCCGCATACCGATGCCAAAGGTGCCTGGGTAATCGCCGAGCATATCCGCAGCAGCGTCGAACACTTGCCACGGGTGGCGGGGGCTGAGCAGTCGATTACGGTTAGTATCGGCATGAGCACTTGGGACAAGCGCAGCCGTATGTCACTCGAAGACTTGCTGCTCAGCGCAGACCAGGCGCTGTATGAAGCCAAGCACCGTGGGCGCAACCGCATAGAGGATGTCAAACAACCTTAG
- the ftsZ gene encoding cell division protein FtsZ: protein MFELVDNIPASPVIKVIGVGGGGGNAVNHMVKSNIEGVEFICANTDAQALKSIGARTILQLGTAVTKGLGAGANPEVGRQAALEDRERIAEVLQGTNMVFITTGMGGGTGTGAAPIIAEVAKEMGILTVAVVTRPFPFEGRKRMQIADEGIRLLSESVDSLITIPNEKLLTILGKDASLLSAFAKADDVLAGAVRGISDIIKRPGMINVDFADVRTVMSEMGMAMMGTGCASGPNRAREATEAAIRNPLLEDVNLQGARGILVNITAGPDLSLGEYSDVGSIIEAFASEHAMVKVGTVIDPDMRDELHVTVVATGLGAKIEKPVKVIDNTVHTSHASHTSQSAAAPAPARPEMPSVNYRDLDRPTVMRNQAQAGAAASRSPNPQDDLDYLDIPAFLRRQAD, encoded by the coding sequence ATGTTCGAACTCGTAGACAACATCCCCGCCAGCCCGGTCATCAAAGTGATCGGTGTCGGTGGTGGCGGCGGCAACGCTGTCAACCATATGGTCAAGAGCAACATTGAAGGCGTTGAATTCATCTGCGCCAACACTGATGCCCAGGCGCTGAAAAGCATCGGCGCGCGGACCATCCTGCAATTGGGCACAGCCGTGACCAAGGGCCTCGGCGCTGGCGCCAATCCGGAAGTCGGCCGTCAAGCCGCCCTGGAAGACCGCGAGCGTATTGCCGAAGTGCTGCAAGGCACCAACATGGTGTTCATCACTACCGGCATGGGTGGCGGTACCGGTACCGGTGCAGCCCCGATCATTGCCGAAGTGGCCAAGGAAATGGGGATTCTGACGGTCGCTGTCGTGACCCGTCCGTTCCCGTTCGAAGGCCGCAAGCGCATGCAGATCGCCGACGAAGGTATCCGTCTGCTGTCTGAAAGCGTCGACTCGTTGATCACCATTCCCAACGAGAAGCTGCTGACCATCCTGGGCAAGGACGCAAGCCTGCTGTCCGCGTTCGCCAAGGCTGACGATGTACTGGCGGGTGCCGTTCGCGGTATTTCCGACATCATCAAGCGCCCAGGCATGATCAACGTCGACTTTGCCGACGTACGTACCGTGATGAGCGAAATGGGCATGGCGATGATGGGCACTGGCTGCGCCAGCGGTCCGAACCGTGCGCGTGAAGCCACCGAAGCGGCCATCCGCAACCCGTTGCTCGAAGACGTGAACCTGCAAGGCGCACGCGGCATCCTGGTGAACATCACCGCCGGTCCTGACCTGTCCCTGGGTGAGTACTCCGACGTGGGTAGCATCATCGAAGCCTTCGCTTCCGAGCATGCGATGGTCAAAGTCGGTACCGTTATCGACCCGGACATGCGCGACGAACTGCACGTGACCGTAGTTGCTACTGGCCTGGGCGCGAAAATCGAGAAGCCTGTGAAGGTTATCGACAACACCGTTCATACCAGCCACGCCAGCCACACCAGCCAGTCGGCTGCAGCTCCAGCGCCTGCGCGCCCGGAAATGCCGTCGGTGAACTACCGTGACCTGGACCGTCCGACCGTGATGCGCAACCAGGCTCAGGCCGGTGCTGCGGCGTCCCGTAGCCCGAATCCGCAAGATGACCTGGACTACCTGGACATCCCGGCATTCCTGCGTCGTCAGGCCGATTGA
- a CDS encoding OprD family porin produces MKNSLTFTPLFLAIAATIAPLAHAADTTPTDGFVEGSHLTLNTRNYYMNRDRRDIHTDDSKEWGQGFIGTFESGYTPGTVGFGLDAHAMLGLKLDGGGGTDGSSILPYGSTDGSGKAPGAFSTAGGALKMRAFDTELKAGDLFLNNPVIAGGMTRMLPQTFRGVSLSNHSFDGWLFEGGQASFTKLYNQSGHRRIGTSYGALPTNTDSQHMNWAGVAFSGIPGLTSNLYASELKDVWHQYYYDLDYTYALNDLISLNPGLHYYHTEDTGQSLLGGIDNNTYSLHFTVGVGYHSVTAAYQRVNGNTPFDYIAQGDSVYLDNSQQYSDFNGPNERSWKLKYAYDFSGLGLPGLTSAVSYISGKTDLTKVDPQSRGYSAWYSADGKDAKHWERDIDVKYVVQGGKAKDLAVRLQWATNRGSNGYSAVDRDVDEYRVIVDYPINVF; encoded by the coding sequence GTGAAGAACTCGCTGACGTTCACCCCGTTATTCCTCGCGATTGCAGCAACGATCGCTCCCCTTGCCCACGCGGCAGACACTACGCCCACCGACGGATTCGTCGAGGGCTCGCACCTCACCCTCAACACCCGCAACTACTACATGAACCGCGACCGGCGCGACATTCACACCGATGACAGCAAGGAATGGGGCCAGGGTTTTATCGGCACCTTCGAATCCGGCTACACCCCAGGCACCGTCGGCTTCGGCCTGGACGCCCACGCCATGCTCGGCCTCAAGCTCGACGGCGGTGGCGGCACCGACGGCTCCAGCATTCTTCCCTACGGCAGCACCGATGGCAGCGGCAAAGCGCCAGGAGCGTTCTCCACTGCCGGCGGCGCCTTGAAGATGCGTGCCTTCGATACCGAGCTGAAGGCCGGTGACCTGTTCCTCAACAACCCGGTGATTGCGGGCGGCATGACACGCATGCTGCCGCAAACCTTCCGTGGCGTGAGCCTGAGCAACCACAGCTTCGACGGCTGGCTGTTCGAAGGCGGCCAGGCCAGCTTCACCAAGCTCTACAACCAGAGCGGCCACCGCCGCATCGGCACCAGCTACGGCGCCTTGCCGACCAACACCGACAGCCAGCACATGAACTGGGCCGGCGTGGCGTTCAGCGGCATTCCCGGACTGACCAGCAACCTGTACGCCTCCGAACTCAAAGACGTGTGGCACCAGTACTACTACGACCTTGACTACACCTACGCGCTCAATGATCTGATCAGCCTCAACCCGGGCCTGCACTACTACCACACCGAGGACACCGGCCAGTCGTTGCTGGGGGGTATCGACAACAACACCTACAGCCTGCATTTCACCGTGGGCGTGGGCTACCACAGCGTCACCGCCGCGTACCAGCGGGTCAACGGCAACACGCCGTTCGACTACATCGCCCAGGGCGACAGCGTGTACCTGGACAACTCCCAGCAATACTCGGACTTCAACGGGCCCAACGAACGCTCGTGGAAGCTCAAGTACGCCTATGACTTCAGCGGCCTCGGCCTGCCCGGCCTGACCTCGGCCGTGTCCTACATCAGCGGCAAGACCGACCTGACCAAGGTCGACCCGCAAAGCCGTGGCTACAGCGCCTGGTACAGCGCCGATGGCAAAGACGCCAAGCACTGGGAACGGGACATCGACGTGAAATACGTGGTGCAGGGCGGCAAGGCCAAGGACCTGGCCGTACGCTTGCAGTGGGCGACCAACCGCGGCAGCAATGGATATTCCGCGGTGGACCGGGATGTAGATGAGTACCGGGTGATCGTCGACTACCCGATCAACGTTTTCTAA
- the lpxC gene encoding UDP-3-O-acyl-N-acetylglucosamine deacetylase — translation MIKQRTLKNIIRATGVGLHSGEKVYLTLKPAPVDTGIVFVRADLDPVVQIPARAENVGETTMSTTLVNGDVKVDTVEHLLSAMAGLGIDNAYVELSASEVPIMDGSAGPFVFLIQSAGLEEQDAAKKFIRILREVTVEDGDKRATFVPFEGFKVSFEIDFDHPVFRDRTQSASVDFSSTSFVKEVSRARTFGFMSDIEYLRKHNLALGGSVENAIVVDADGVLNEDGLRYEDEFVKHKILDAIGDLYLLGNSLIGEFKGFKSGHALNNQLLRKLIEQTDAWEVVTFEDASTAPISYMRPVAAV, via the coding sequence ATGATTAAACAACGCACCCTGAAGAATATTATCCGTGCCACAGGTGTAGGTCTGCACTCCGGGGAGAAGGTATACCTGACCCTCAAACCCGCACCTGTCGACACCGGCATCGTGTTTGTTCGTGCCGACCTGGACCCTGTGGTGCAGATTCCTGCTCGCGCGGAAAACGTTGGCGAAACCACCATGTCGACCACATTGGTCAACGGTGACGTCAAAGTGGACACGGTGGAGCACTTGCTCTCGGCCATGGCTGGCCTGGGCATCGATAACGCCTACGTCGAGCTCTCCGCGTCCGAAGTCCCTATCATGGATGGCAGCGCTGGACCCTTCGTATTCTTGATTCAATCTGCCGGCCTGGAAGAACAGGACGCAGCCAAGAAGTTCATACGCATTCTGCGGGAAGTGACAGTAGAAGACGGCGACAAGCGCGCCACCTTCGTCCCGTTCGAAGGCTTTAAAGTGAGCTTTGAGATCGATTTCGATCACCCGGTATTCCGTGACCGCACCCAAAGTGCAAGCGTGGATTTTTCCAGCACTTCGTTCGTAAAAGAAGTCAGCCGCGCCCGTACCTTTGGTTTCATGAGTGACATCGAGTACCTGCGCAAGCACAACCTCGCACTCGGCGGCAGCGTTGAAAACGCCATCGTGGTCGACGCGGATGGTGTACTGAACGAAGACGGCCTTCGCTACGAAGACGAATTCGTGAAGCACAAGATCCTCGATGCAATCGGTGACCTCTACCTGCTGGGCAATAGCCTGATAGGCGAGTTCAAAGGCTTCAAGTCGGGCCACGCCCTTAACAACCAGCTGCTGCGCAAGTTGATTGAGCAGACAGATGCTTGGGAAGTCGTGACCTTCGAAGATGCCAGCACCGCACCGATCTCTTACATGCGTCCCGTTGCGGCGGTGTAA